In the genome of Candoia aspera isolate rCanAsp1 chromosome 4, rCanAsp1.hap2, whole genome shotgun sequence, the window ATATGACGTTagcatttctttaatttttcttcttcttctagttCTTGCTTTTGACTGTTGTGATCTTTTGAAGTAACAGCTGTTTGGAATGTGAAATAAGCAACCTTCCCAGTTTAGCTTTGAATTTGCCACTGGATTGGGCTGCCACTAGGGAACTTTCAAGTTTGCAGAAGAATGACAAGTTCAAAAAGTCAAATGGTTCATTCCAGTTATGCGAAATCTCATACATAAGAAAAGATGCACATAGACAGTAATGTACAGTTTTCAGATTAATGcttacttggaaataaatacCTCAGGTTTATTTCATAATAAGCAAATCTAGGATTGTATCTGGAACCTGTTAATCAGTGAAAGTATGATACCATAGCATATTGTGTTAGCTCAGTGGTAGTGCACATGCTTCACATGTAAAGGTTCAGTCCCCGACATCTCTTGAAGACTGGACTCAGTTCTGAAATTCTGGCAATCTAATGTGATCTACAGTACTGGCCTAAGTGGATCAGTGGTCCAGTTTTGTATAAAGTTCCTTCCCAATATCAATGATGATTTAATGTAAgtttgtcctttatttcagaattaAATACCTTAGAGATGACTGAGCTTGAATTAGTATAGCTCTCGACATATACAATATAAAACTAATAGTAGCAAAACAATGTAACTTGTATGGCTCTTGCTCAGAGAATTCTGCAGAAAATGTTTAAGGAATTGAAGGATtatattcataaattatcaactcCATTGATAGGCATTCAGTTAAGTATTTTTCTGCTGGATGATCCATATGAGTTGTCAGTTATCCCATTTAAGTCTCAGTATCCTATTACAATGCTACAGGAAGTAGTTAATACCAGTTCCTTGCTCCCATCACCTAAGGTCCACTGTTCCATTCCATCCTCCACACTTGTCTCTGTTGAATAACACTGAACCTGATACCTTTTGCAGGCAAAGCGTGATATCTGCCTACTGAGCAATGACTTTCTCTgcaatcatttatttaataaatttatatggctgtccaattcacacacagtgactccgggcagcttacaaaattaaaatccacaatacaaaaaaccCATCAACCCCATACCCCTGCagcagctacaaacacaatcaaatcagccacttgataaTCATGTTTAGTCCCAGTCCTAAACTCATTCAGATCTTGTCATATTCTGGCTCTCAGAAAGGACAGACTGGGCTTGGTCTGCTGGAAAATATTTCCACAACAAAAGAATTGGGAGGGTGGAACTGTCTCTCCTCTCTCTGTTTCTCACGCTAAATGTCATGGAGAAAACATAGCAGAGGTTCTGTCTCTCCTGTATACAGCTACATTTTGCATTGTTGTGGGTTTTTTATGATGTTTTGCTATAACTTGGAAAACAGTTTGGATTATTCAAATGGCTCCTGACCAGAACTGGGTGCATATGTCCGTCTCCTTTCCTGAATCCCTTCTGCTGTTTAAAGTGCTTAAATCCTCCACATACACTATCAGGAGCCATGTAAGTAGCTAGCAGCCATGTTCAGCCATTAACTGGCCATCCCTTtgctgtttttgaactgtggCTACTTCTGTCAACTAGGTTCTCCATGACAAATGTATAGTCTCTTGCCTCTTTCTGCAACACAATGAAGGGTGTTGTGGGTATGTGGGTGTGTGTGGCACATACACTCTTTCCTTATCTCCTTGGTTAGTTATGATTCTGAACAGGACTTAAAATggctttacaaaaataaataatattctttctCCTAGGAACTGTTTCCAGCCAACCGGCAGAATGTGGAGCATTTTGCCAAGTATTTCACAGATGCTGGCCTAAAAGAGCTTTCAGATTTCCTTAGAGTCCAGCAATCATTGGGGACCCGGAAAGAACTACAAAGAGAACTCCAAGAACGTCTTTCTCAGGAATGTCCAATTAAAGAGGTGGAAAAAATAGTTTTTCTCTTATTTAAGCTATGGAAAGAGTACAAGATTTCAGATGAATGccacaagagaaaaataaaatgcagctcTTAAGTACAGGATAGCTCCATGTAATGCTTATTCCATAGACAACTGAAGTTGCTGCTTTGATTTTTGTAAGAGTTTGCATGCATAAAATTAACCATGTGAAAACTGGGCGTGAGTAATTGTAGGCTGAATTTTTAAGTGAATTTTTagggctttttttttctgctgtagcaaattaaaggaaaaaaaaaaatcagacttgtAGCAATGTCTTCCAAAGCCTGAAGAATCCaagcaaggggggaaaaatccagTAAAAATTTCCTCAGTGCATTCCTGTGGAGAGGCAATTGGGCAGCATCTCAGAATACTACCAGTTGCTCCATGCTTAGTTCTCCCTCCCAGAGAGTGGGAGGTGCTGTTAAggtgttggaaagaattccagaagctttGCTCTGAGGTCTTTCCCGACCTTGTTTCCTTATGCAAATACAAAAACAGGAAACATACTTACTAATGCTGAGAAATGTTGTAGTAAGTTCTGGAGAAGTCAGCACCTAAGTATGACATATTTCAAGTACTTCGTCCATTATTAGTCTTTTGTACAATACTTCATAAATAGCTCCAAAATATTGATACCGAGTTAAGGGATAAGGCAGTCTAGAATAATTGCATCCAGGATCATTGCAGTCCTATAAATTACCTTGAGAAATTTATGTAGAATGCTTAAAAACCACTGCAGATGTTGGCATATGAATTGCCAATGCCACTTACTGCAGCAACTGTTGACTCTGTGCACTAGCAAGGCTGAGTCACTGCTTGCCGTGCAAGAGAATACTCATTGTATAAGAACTGGAGAAAGAGGTGACATTTCTGCACTTGCAGTGACAGCAGTTCAGAGATAGTCTTTGTCAAAGGGATGGAATAGCTTTGTGTATCATATGAAGATTGCCCTCTAGTGATTATCAAGGAAACAAAGCTTCCACGTGGAGTCTTGCGGCTGTATGAATACTCACTCACTATGTGGTGATAAAATGAACTTCTTTTTATACATGCCATTGAATATTTCCCGAGGACTGTAGcaataaaacatacagtataaaacatAGCAATATGGCATGCTtccttcttttttacatttctctcccagtttctgttttctctgtaCACCACTGAGAATTGGATCAACAAACTGCAAAAATATCATTAGTGGCAGACGTTGGCAGCAGGCAGGGAGGTGTTATTTAAGGTAATGGCTTGAAGATGATGTTTTTTCTTAATTTCCCGCTCCAGATGGTGCTTTAtgtaaaagaagaaatgaaaagaaatgatctGCTGGAACCAGCAGTGATTGGACTCCTGTGGACTTGTATAATGAATGCTGTTGAATGGAACAAGAAAGAAGAGCTGGTTGCAGAACAAGCACTTAAGCATCTGAAGGTGTGCATGTGGGAAATGTTAATACATTGAGAACACAGGTTTGAATCCTAAAGCTCCTTTTGTAAGCAGCTGTTTGGGTAGATATATGACTGTCAACTGTGGGAGGTATGGGATACATATCCCAACAAAACCTCATTCTTTATAAGCCTGCATGATGTGTCCGTGATGATGAATTGCACCTGCATCTTTCAAAAACCATCAGGCTCTTCAAATTACAACTATGCTTATATCATGACAACTTCTCAGTTCTACTGACTTTGGGATGATTTGCCGATCATTCAAAGTAAATAGTTGATTGTGGCTTAATTAATTTTACTTTGCAATTTCAATTTCAGTTGCAGACTTCAGCTGTACAAGGGACTgagaataaatgaataatgaGTGTGCATGTGCAGCCAGCCACCTATCTCCAGCTTTCTAGTGCTTACATATTATACGAGTGTCTAACAGCCACTAAAACCCTccataaaatgcattaaaattccAAAAAATCTCCAAGTGTGTTctgaaaatgttgtaaaatcaacTCTGTCAGCCCTTACTTAAGATTCTTTGAAACATTTAGATAATATTCTCCTTGGCATTTTTCTGCAAATAACTAAACCAGTTTCTCTCTTGATTGTTTTAGCAATATGCACCTTTACTGGCAGTGTTCAGCACCCAAGGCCAGTCAGAACTGATCCTTCTCCAGAAAGTTCAGGAATACTGTTACGATAACATCCACTTTATGAAAGCCTTTCAGAAGATTGTGGTGCTCTTTTATAAAGGTACCTCTTTTTATccatcttttatttcatttaaaatattggttATATTTGTTATATTCAGTTATTTTCCATCCATAATATTGTAaggttttaaaaacacaaaatcatTCTAAAGCAtaattatttattacttttataagtGCAGAATTGCCTTCCCCAAGCACAGCAAGTTCTGTCAGGATCTGAACACTAtaggtcaatgtttctcaacctcagcaatttgaatatatgtgaacttcaactcccaaaattctccagccagcatgctgggagttgaagtccacacatattaaacaTGTACATGTGTTCTGGATATCTAAAAGTGAAACCATAATTAATAGCCAATAtataccatttatttaaaaagtgtttgAGGCAAATGGCATACAAAGCAATCAAGCAGTCGTTTGGGATTCAGCAGATAAAATTAACAGTTTGCAAGCTAATACAGAGTTCTTAAAACGATCGACAGTCTCAAAGCTAACACAGAGATCTCGATTAGTTAGCAGCAAAAAAATTAGCAAAGAAATCTTAAACTATAGTGATCAATGCCATAGATTAACTATAGGAAAAGTAGGAAGGCATGTGAATAAAGCAACcttaagagaaggaaaaggacagGTGGAAGGTTGCAAAAATCGAGTTCATggagaaaatgttaaaaaaaggacaTACAGATAAGAAGTTACTTAATTTCTGGATTGgttaggaaaggaaaaaagaaaggagttgCCTGTCATTGATTGCTGGCTTCTGTGTAATGGAAGCAGACTTCACTGCTTTTGGATAAcaaaaaggggagagagaaagagagtctGATGACAGCTACCTATTTGAGCAGAAGTCCCATCCTTCCctccataaaaacaaaagaaaaaagagtataGGATTGTAAATATCCTTTGTTTTCCTCtgaatgaaaacaaaagggagaagaaagaaagaaaaagaaagaaagttgttGGTTAAGGTGTTCTCTGATTTGCTGGGTGGGTGAGGAAGGGCCATTTTGATTCTTTCCTTGGGGAATTTagtgataaaaagaaaagaaaatgaagatctCACCTTGGGATGTTAGGAAATCAATGAATTGCcaaatgcaaagaagaaaaggagggatgctttttttctttctcgtTCCTGGGCTTGGGGAAGAGACAAACAATAAGGGGATTCTTTACCATCATGACTAATGATAGACAGGATCTTGTCAAGATTATCCTAAACAGAGGGCTTTACTGAAGTGATCAGATTTAGCAATAGGAGCAGGACATGACAAACTTGAACATGGCAAGTATCTCAAGATTTGATCTCTCTCTTTACATCCaacataagaaaaataataaaagtgtgacaggtatgtgtgtatttatattcaAATTCATACTCCACTTTTCCTTGAACAGGAAAGTTCAAATCAGCATAGATCCTCCTTGTTGACTACTTCTGTGGCTTTTGATCTTACACAATGTCTATAATTTTAGAGATGTTAAACACTTGAAGCTCGTGCTCTTTTGTTATCAGAGCAGCTTCCAAAAGCTCAGTACATTGCTCAGGGCATGTATTGCCAGAATGTCAATACTGAAAGGCTTTTCCTAAGCTGGAATGGGCCATGCAGCTGCAGACCATGTTTAACAAAAGGTCTGTGAGTTTCCTAGCAGTTCCACGCATTGGGACACAGGCATCATACAATAACATCCAGGAGACCAAAGCTTTCCCACTTCCTATAATCACTTGCATGGGTATTATTACCCCACTGGGTTAAATGCAATACAGAAAAATTAGGTTTCAGCCCCAAAGTCAAAACATTAGCAGATGTTTCTACTTTGGCTTAATTACAACTGACTAGTGACTTGATCAGCCTAATCAACTAAATAACTCTGTCAGCTAATTCAAGTAACTCTTACTGTAAAAAAAGACTTTTAAGGGCAGAGGGAGAACAAACCAAGAGATATAAGTTAAAAAGTCTTACATTTTGATGGCCTATTGATATAAAGGAGTGGGAAAAGTATATCCTAGCACAAATCTGAAATTAGAAAAACAGTGATAAATGAAGTGAAGAATAATGAAAAGGTTGGTTTGAGAAGAGTTCAGTGTCTGGCTTGGTTTACCAAAGAAGTTGCTAGAGGTTGACAGTCCCTTTGTTTCTAGCTTGTTTATCAAAAAGATTTACACAGGTAGGCCAACGCATCATCATAGGAGCATGTCAGGTAGTTCCTATTTTATTGCCATATATCTAGCAAACAAATTTTTGTCTGGAATATCATGTAGTGTACAGTAATCTGATACACAAGGAATTGAGTCCTATGGACTGCACAAACCCATCAGTATCTCAAGGTTGcactgctgaattttggcagcacAAAGGCCATAGTGCAATTTTGGGTGATTTGGACAGTGGGAAAGGGAGCCTCCAAGTTCTAATTTCCAACCTACTtgtaaaaaaatatcaaaatgggGTGAAAACCATAGATGCTACCCTCCTTGTGCAGTCCCCCAGAAGAATATGAGACATTATTATGGCTCCTATCACAGATTCATGGACTTTGCTGAGGACTGAAGGAGAATAGTCCTTACTCTTCGGATTCATTCTTACTGCTCTATAGACAAGACCAGCTGCTGACAAGTCTTCTCTAAGAGGGTCAGACATGTTCTCAGACCAGCCTAACAAAGAAGCATGTTGGTCCATAAAAGCCtactgactttatttatttttgttttctttccatttttttatatTACCTTCTATCAATATATCTAGGTGTTGGGGAACAACAGTGGGTAGGGTAGGATTCATCTTCATATTGCTCTGTTTGGCAAGTTGGGATTCTTGGAAACATCCTGCTGGCCACTATGAGAAACAACTTTGAACTGGGGTTTGCAATTTTCTTGTCAGTCTTTTAAATGGTTGTGGGTCATGCTGCAAACTAAGAAATAAGACAACCTGCAGTTCACATCCTTGTGGGCCTCAAGTAATATACCTATGGCTAAGAATGTATAATGAACTGAAGTACCCAGAATATGACCATGTTCCACTGAATCGGCTCTTTACTAATTTGATGAAAGGTAGCTGTATGCGAGATACCAAGGCAGGCATTCCATTACTTGTTTCTGGGCAGTAAAAGGCCCAGAAGTGAAGTCAAGACATTTTCTtgacttgcttctctgctggctgAGTTGGACTTGGATCCAGGCACAGCTACAAAGGCTTGAAAGTTGAATGTGAGcgttaaaaatattaaacaggCTGTAATGTAGGGGAAGAGGTTTCCGAAAAGAACAAGCCATTTATCTTTTTGTTCAAAAAGGGTACATGAAGGCAGTCAATTCTTTGGCTAAGCTGTTGGGTTTCTTCCTTTCcctgttttcagttttatatAAGGATTGTGTTCACATCAAGCTTAGATTAGGTTGTCATGGAAACCAAAATTCTTTCTTTGGCTAGATGCTATATGGGACTGCTGCTATAAATACTTGAAGGGGAAAAACAGCTTCAGTAGAACAATTTTATAAAGGttctttttgtattgtattgaatGGTATAATGAGCACTGTAAATGGAAGGATTTTTGTCTGCTGAAAGTCACTGAGCctatttttcctttactgttgtattttaaaaataaagagatgtcACAAAGAATAAGGCTGCTACCTTAGTCATGTAAATTTAGGTTAAACTCAATGTGAAATCAATCTCTTGTAAAATATGTCTCCTTACCCCCTTTTCACCTATACTTCTAAGCATGAAAGAAGCTTAGAATATAATACTAAGAAGCTTAGAATACATTCCAGGTCAAGATCCATCTtattccagcattttgttttcatAGTGACCAACTAGATGCTTCTGAGATGCTTACATGCAGGAGGTAGAGAAATATACTTCTTCACTGTTTTCCCGTGCAACTCATATTTGAAGGTGTGCTGACTGCAAAACCACTGGGCCTTCATGGACCTCCATGCAGATATTCAGTCCTCTTTCAAACCCATCTAAGTTAATGGCCCTTGTCATGTCTTGCAGTAATGAATTATACAGATAAATTATGGTGCTTTGTGAAGATGTGATTTCTAAATCTCTTTCCAATTAGCTTAATTGGATACATTCATTTGTGGAAtctgttattttttaaactgtcattaaattaaatattgttttgattCCCATTCTTCATAAATCAGATCCTTGCTCATTTGTTGACTGAAAGTCTGACTTCAATCATCTCACCAAATCTCAAACTCTTGTAAAATTATAATTTATCTAGAAATTATTCTGTCCTGCCCTTCATTGACAACTACTGCATGTTCAGTTTTATAGGATAAACCCTGCCAAATAATTTGGTACTCTTGGCTCTTGTCCTCCAGCCATATGAAACCGAACGTAATTTATGTTGACTTATACTTGGTTGCATCTTAATTTTGCAGGTCAGAAAAAGTCTGCCATTTGTTTAGAGGTTATCTTGCCTTTTCTTACATGTCTGTTGCTCTTCCCTGGAGATGTAGAAGATGGCAGTCTCTAAAATTTCTCTTAGTGCATCAGTTTGTGTGCTTTGTTCCAAGAGATGATTCTCCAGAGCTATTATGAGAACACCATATCCTATAAAAGTTCATCAAAACTTGTAGTAGCATTTAAAATATCTATGTAATCATCTTTAAATTACTACAACAAAATGCAAGCTTGAGAGATGTTCAAAGGTGCATGATTGCTTAATTGAGACAGAATCTCCCTCTTGCAAGAAGTTATATAtggaaagcaaacaaaaattacaATCAGAGTTTCTCAAAATAGAAAAATCAGTTGGCCTTTGAATTCCTCTAGGTAGCATATTTCACTTTTGTGCGTCTTTAGGGTCAGTTAAGATCCCTCCATTCTCTCTAGTCCTAAGCAAATAAAGCATAATATAAGCAGGTCTTCTCCACTGCTCTTTTAATTAGACTTCCCTTCCTCTAGTTCACTTGTCTCCTCTGGAGGACTGTACAACTCAGCCTTCACCAGCCTGGAGCTGTTCAGAAGTGTTAAAATTAATTCTTCTCATTTTCAACCAGTGTCATTATTAACATGTTAGttggggataatgggagttgaGATGTACTTTAGACTGGTAAGGCTGCTATTACTTAAGcggtttcattttgttcttctgagcagaaataatatttaacatCAATTATTGAATGCTAGCAACTTAGCTGAAGTTTCTTTCCTGTTAATTTCCATCTATAGCCTTGTTGTCCATCTTTTCCCACAGTAGTAAAATTAT includes:
- the BZW2 gene encoding eIF5-mimic protein 1 isoform X2, which translates into the protein MLEKDANSVTSSLRKANLDKRLLELFPANRQNVEHFAKYFTDAGLKELSDFLRVQQSLGTRKELQRELQERLSQECPIKEMVLYVKEEMKRNDLLEPAVIGLLWTCIMNAVEWNKKEELVAEQALKHLKQYAPLLAVFSTQGQSELILLQKVQEYCYDNIHFMKAFQKIVVLFYKADVLSEEAILKWFKEAHLAKGKSVFLDQMKKFVEWLQNAEEESESEGDENQDG